One Kitasatospora sp. NBC_01287 DNA window includes the following coding sequences:
- a CDS encoding transglycosylase domain-containing protein, giving the protein MSSSNSGSFVHKTKLTATFLSVSVVAGALTAGLALPAVGGLGLGAKSAVGDFNSLPDDFTTPPLSQASTIYDASGGVIATVYDRDRTVVPSDQISPLVKSALVDIEDNRFYEHGAIDVKGVLRALGSNASGGGTQGASTLTQQYVKNVFVEEAGDDSAAVQAAQAQTVGRKVKEMKYAIKVEQTLTKDQILTNYLNITFFGEQAYGVEAAAERYFSVHAKDLTLPQAALLAGLVQSPTGYDPVANPKAAKDRRDTVLRKMAQYGTISQAQADDAINSPVTLNVSKPQQGCITAQQGEGFFCDYVKNQVLGDPAFGSSSAAREALWQRGGLQIHTTLDPKAQAALQTSVTSHVYATDKAATATTEVQPGTGKIIAMGQSRPYGVNANQTQINLNVGKSMGGGLGFPTGSTFKPIVAAAALENGIMPSQSYDSPYSMPWPAMTDCTGYKYKSLSTSIVHNDSTSLVGPFTMAPAMAESVNTYFASLEADTGLCNVAQMANKMGITQQAGGEKLQVVPSMALGSNDLTPLEMAGVYATFAAHGTYCSPTAITSVTNADGKALNVPQGQCGQVMSSTTADTVSTMLKGVVQDGTGAPAGLTDRDSAGKTGTTNDGNQVWFVGYTPELSGATVVSDDNGTTSLDGQRIGGHYVDQAFGGTLAGPIWRDSMSGALQGTPPSSLPSVPLQ; this is encoded by the coding sequence ATGTCTTCGTCGAACTCGGGCTCGTTCGTCCACAAAACCAAGCTCACCGCCACGTTCCTGAGTGTCAGCGTGGTGGCCGGCGCGCTCACCGCGGGGCTGGCGCTGCCCGCCGTCGGTGGGCTCGGACTGGGCGCGAAGAGTGCCGTCGGCGACTTCAACAGCCTGCCCGACGACTTCACCACGCCCCCGCTCTCGCAGGCCTCCACGATCTACGACGCCAGCGGCGGCGTGATCGCCACCGTCTACGACCGGGACCGCACGGTGGTCCCCAGCGACCAGATATCCCCGCTGGTGAAGTCGGCGCTGGTGGACATCGAGGACAACCGCTTCTACGAGCACGGCGCGATCGACGTGAAGGGCGTGCTGCGGGCCCTGGGCAGCAACGCCTCGGGCGGGGGCACCCAGGGTGCCTCCACGCTCACCCAGCAGTACGTGAAGAACGTCTTCGTCGAGGAGGCCGGGGACGACTCGGCCGCCGTGCAGGCGGCCCAGGCGCAGACCGTGGGCCGCAAGGTCAAGGAGATGAAGTACGCGATCAAGGTCGAGCAGACCTTGACCAAGGACCAGATCCTGACCAACTACCTCAACATCACCTTCTTCGGCGAGCAGGCCTACGGCGTCGAGGCGGCCGCCGAGCGGTACTTCAGCGTCCACGCCAAGGACCTCACACTGCCGCAGGCCGCGCTGCTGGCCGGCCTGGTGCAGTCGCCCACCGGCTACGACCCGGTGGCCAACCCGAAGGCCGCCAAGGACCGGCGGGACACCGTGCTGCGGAAGATGGCGCAGTACGGCACGATCAGCCAGGCCCAGGCCGACGACGCGATCAACTCCCCGGTGACGCTGAACGTCAGCAAGCCGCAGCAGGGGTGCATCACGGCGCAGCAGGGTGAAGGCTTCTTCTGCGACTACGTGAAGAACCAGGTGCTCGGCGACCCGGCGTTCGGCTCCAGCTCGGCGGCCCGGGAGGCGCTCTGGCAGCGCGGCGGCCTGCAGATCCACACCACGCTCGACCCCAAGGCGCAAGCCGCCCTGCAGACCTCGGTGACCAGCCACGTCTACGCCACCGACAAGGCGGCGACCGCGACGACCGAGGTGCAGCCCGGCACCGGGAAGATCATCGCGATGGGGCAGAGTCGCCCGTACGGCGTCAACGCCAACCAGACCCAGATCAACCTGAACGTCGGCAAGTCGATGGGCGGCGGCCTGGGCTTCCCGACCGGCTCGACCTTCAAGCCGATCGTGGCGGCGGCGGCGCTGGAGAACGGGATCATGCCCTCGCAGTCCTACGACTCGCCGTACAGCATGCCGTGGCCGGCCATGACGGACTGCACCGGCTACAAGTACAAGTCCCTCAGCACCAGCATCGTGCACAACGACAGCACCTCGCTGGTCGGCCCGTTCACCATGGCCCCGGCCATGGCGGAGTCGGTGAACACCTACTTCGCCTCGCTGGAGGCGGACACCGGGCTGTGCAACGTGGCCCAGATGGCCAACAAGATGGGCATCACGCAGCAGGCGGGCGGCGAGAAGCTGCAGGTGGTGCCGTCGATGGCACTGGGCTCCAACGACCTGACCCCGCTGGAGATGGCCGGCGTCTACGCCACCTTCGCCGCGCACGGCACCTACTGCTCGCCGACCGCGATCACCAGCGTGACCAACGCCGACGGCAAGGCCCTGAACGTGCCGCAGGGCCAGTGCGGCCAGGTGATGTCGAGCACCACCGCGGACACGGTGAGCACCATGCTCAAGGGCGTGGTGCAGGACGGCACCGGCGCGCCGGCCGGCCTGACCGACCGGGACAGCGCGGGCAAGACCGGTACCACCAACGACGGCAACCAGGTCTGGTTCGTCGGCTACACCCCCGAGCTCTCCGGGGCCACCGTGGTGAGCGACGACAACGGCACCACCTCGCTGGACGGCCAGCGGATCGGCGGCCACTACGTCGACCAGGCCTTCGGCGGGACGCTGGCCGGGCCGATCTGGCGGGACTCGATGAGCGGCGCACTGCAGGGGACGCCGCCGAGCTCGCTGCCGTCGGTGCCGCTGCAGTAG
- a CDS encoding SCO5389 family protein, giving the protein MSLTVSPELLAQAEAGEVAEADFVATVRDSLPFAYRMVERLTGELASDGGPFADNHEEPPSDAERGQLLRAMASDSIRGSLERHFGVRLAFMNCHRVAVFPVGAEQGADYQRFVSMRAQLLNQTPELRSC; this is encoded by the coding sequence ATGTCCCTCACCGTCTCCCCCGAACTGCTCGCCCAGGCCGAGGCCGGGGAGGTGGCCGAAGCCGACTTCGTCGCCACCGTCCGCGACTCGCTGCCCTTCGCCTACCGGATGGTCGAGCGGCTCACCGGCGAACTGGCCTCCGACGGCGGCCCGTTCGCGGACAACCACGAGGAGCCCCCGTCGGACGCCGAGCGCGGTCAGCTGCTGCGCGCGATGGCGAGCGACTCGATCCGGGGCAGCCTGGAGCGGCACTTCGGAGTGCGGCTGGCGTTCATGAACTGCCACCGGGTGGCGGTCTTCCCGGTCGGCGCGGAGCAGGGCGCGGACTACCAGCGCTTCGTGTCGATGCGGGCGCAGCTGCTCAACCAGACGCCGGAGCTGCGCAGTTGCTGA